Proteins co-encoded in one Ruegeria sp. HKCCD4315 genomic window:
- a CDS encoding tyrosine-protein phosphatase, which translates to MTVGTFPVIADEERAVPLEGVLNTRDLGGLKTEDGRVVRAGQLIRSGEIDEISERSKQRLDDMGVSAIVDLRTTSEATAHPAQWPEGEGPKRHNFPVMESESQMIEDMRASIKSGTATAEGTDALFAGAFGYIATDYTDEYRDLFDVLLGQPEGEAVLFHCSGGKDRTGVATALVLTALGVTKEDIQADFMMSNVLKDADNKAEQIAAEVNAAYGTNMTAAAVWPSLGVRDSYLDEFYNSVEKSYGSVEGYLREGLGLTDEDLDSLRNRYLQ; encoded by the coding sequence ATGACGGTTGGCACATTTCCCGTTATCGCGGATGAGGAGCGGGCTGTTCCCCTGGAAGGTGTCCTCAACACCCGAGACCTCGGTGGCTTGAAAACGGAGGACGGTCGCGTTGTACGTGCGGGGCAACTCATCAGATCCGGCGAGATAGACGAGATCAGTGAGCGCAGCAAACAGCGCCTGGACGACATGGGGGTCAGCGCAATTGTTGATCTCAGAACCACATCCGAAGCGACGGCCCACCCGGCGCAATGGCCAGAAGGGGAGGGACCCAAACGCCATAATTTCCCTGTGATGGAAAGTGAAAGTCAGATGATTGAAGACATGCGCGCCAGCATAAAGTCAGGGACGGCCACCGCGGAGGGAACAGATGCCTTGTTTGCCGGTGCCTTTGGTTACATCGCAACGGATTATACAGACGAATACCGCGATCTGTTCGACGTTTTGCTTGGCCAGCCGGAAGGGGAGGCAGTTCTATTTCATTGCTCCGGCGGGAAGGATCGCACCGGTGTCGCGACCGCGCTTGTCCTGACCGCGCTTGGTGTCACAAAGGAAGACATTCAAGCCGATTTCATGATGAGCAACGTGCTTAAAGATGCTGACAACAAGGCCGAACAGATCGCGGCGGAAGTCAATGCGGCTTACGGCACAAATATGACGGCAGCAGCCGTCTGGCCTTCGCTCGGGGTTCGGGATTCCTATCTCGACGAGTTCTACAACAGCGTTGAAAAGAGCTATGGTTCGGTCGAAGGCTACCTTCGCGAAGGTCTTGGTCTTACAGATGAGGACTTGGACTCTCTACGAAACAGATACCTTCAATGA
- a CDS encoding sulfatase-like hydrolase/transferase — protein sequence MTNVTQKIGIAACMLTVLSAVPAVAQQDAIVHDGEYEFLRAQFGEQWDAQDTEIEARLAEIRDANGGKPPNFLYILIDDISFGQMGERKMNYVMGIETPNINDFASEGMSLMRMYTEPSCTPTRTAMLTGRHPIRAGVEEVKVALVGEGLPASEVTLPEILKQAGYNTTHVGKWHQGDIEEAYPHNQGFDWAAFPLHQQVQLSLMTREAMQANNMLGYHASGQNNAFLLDERFKPYGLVTGVEAEAGGPAREVEMAVGEEWTQAKYEEMNERYQAQAIEQLERVATLDEPFFLQYWPLYPLNFAYPDQALSRNGGFHADKLQLLDGWIGEVLAALEQTGEADNTIVMIMADNGLMYHYEGTSGLNQLIYRGGKTQHLEGGVRTDAFIRWPGVIEADSAAGDIFHVSDIYTTIARIAGATDYIPRDRVIDGIDQTALLLEGEGNGRRDYVYVYEGPVLRSVVKQEFKMHLPAPGAPGAAAPTYNIYRDPREQHPLVGYSLWAGASFQDMIKRHQKMIAKYPNSEIGKDIPYGGIENLRPESEEARQVFMSWQE from the coding sequence GTGACTAACGTTACACAGAAGATTGGTATCGCTGCCTGTATGCTTACAGTGCTAAGTGCGGTGCCAGCGGTCGCACAACAAGACGCAATTGTGCATGATGGCGAGTATGAGTTCCTGCGCGCTCAATTTGGCGAACAATGGGATGCGCAGGACACCGAGATTGAAGCGAGGTTGGCGGAAATCCGGGACGCCAACGGCGGCAAGCCACCGAACTTTCTGTACATCCTTATCGATGACATCAGCTTCGGCCAGATGGGCGAGCGCAAGATGAACTACGTGATGGGGATAGAAACCCCGAATATCAATGATTTTGCCAGCGAAGGCATGTCGTTGATGCGTATGTACACCGAGCCCTCTTGCACTCCAACGCGTACGGCCATGTTGACCGGACGCCATCCGATCAGGGCCGGTGTGGAAGAAGTGAAAGTTGCTTTGGTCGGGGAAGGGCTGCCTGCCAGCGAAGTGACGCTGCCGGAAATCCTGAAACAGGCGGGTTACAATACAACCCACGTCGGAAAGTGGCACCAGGGCGATATCGAGGAGGCCTACCCGCACAATCAAGGCTTCGACTGGGCGGCTTTCCCGTTGCATCAACAGGTTCAGCTAAGCCTGATGACGCGCGAAGCGATGCAAGCGAATAATATGCTGGGATACCATGCGTCCGGACAGAACAATGCGTTTCTATTGGATGAGCGGTTCAAACCCTACGGTTTGGTAACGGGCGTCGAGGCGGAAGCAGGCGGGCCAGCGCGCGAGGTCGAAATGGCTGTGGGTGAAGAATGGACTCAAGCCAAGTATGAAGAGATGAACGAACGCTATCAGGCACAGGCGATCGAGCAGCTTGAGCGCGTTGCAACCCTGGATGAACCGTTTTTTCTCCAATACTGGCCGCTGTATCCGCTGAACTTTGCCTATCCTGATCAAGCACTGTCGCGTAACGGAGGGTTTCACGCGGACAAGTTGCAGCTTCTGGACGGCTGGATAGGTGAGGTCCTCGCCGCGCTGGAACAAACCGGCGAGGCGGACAACACCATAGTCATGATCATGGCTGATAACGGGTTGATGTACCATTACGAAGGGACATCCGGCTTGAACCAGCTGATATACCGGGGGGGCAAAACCCAACACCTCGAAGGGGGGGTGCGCACTGATGCGTTCATTCGCTGGCCCGGTGTGATTGAAGCTGACAGCGCTGCTGGTGACATTTTTCACGTCTCGGATATCTACACCACAATCGCGCGTATCGCGGGCGCTACGGACTATATCCCGCGTGACCGGGTGATCGATGGCATCGACCAGACAGCATTGCTGCTGGAAGGTGAAGGCAATGGGCGCAGAGACTACGTTTATGTGTACGAAGGTCCGGTCCTGCGCTCGGTCGTAAAGCAGGAGTTCAAGATGCACCTGCCGGCACCAGGCGCACCCGGAGCCGCAGCACCCACTTACAACATCTATCGCGACCCGCGCGAGCAGCATCCGCTTGTGGGGTACTCGCTTTGGGCCGGCGCGTCGTTTCAGGACATGATCAAGCGCCACCAGAAGATGATCGCCAAGTATCCGAACTCTGAGATCGGCAAAGACATCCCTTACGGCGGTATCGAAAACCTGCGCCCCGAAAGCGAAGAAGCACGACAGGTCTTCATGAGCTGGCAAGAGTGA
- a CDS encoding helix-turn-helix domain-containing protein — MLDALNILTDNEAHFDKSQVDTRRRVLGRAIDLMFVNLEEPKSIEEICKESGASWRTLDRAFKEQFGQGPKSYYLRLRLNRVREDLLAGHSEGTITDAANRHGFWHMGQFARDYRMFFGELPSQTKSE, encoded by the coding sequence ATGCTTGACGCCCTGAACATCCTGACTGACAACGAAGCACATTTCGACAAAAGTCAGGTCGATACCCGACGGCGCGTTCTTGGCCGTGCAATCGACCTCATGTTCGTCAATCTGGAAGAGCCAAAATCGATAGAAGAGATATGCAAGGAAAGCGGGGCGTCCTGGCGAACACTGGATCGCGCGTTCAAAGAACAGTTCGGACAAGGCCCCAAGTCATACTATTTGCGGCTTCGGTTGAACCGAGTTCGTGAAGACCTTCTTGCAGGGCACTCAGAGGGCACAATAACCGACGCTGCCAACCGGCACGGATTTTGGCACATGGGACAGTTCGCACGCGACTACAGGATGTTCTTTGGCGAGTTGCCATCCCAGACGAAGAGCGAGTAG
- a CDS encoding integrase family protein, protein MRKELTNAYLMKIKPPADGRNEISDTKRIGLRLRVYPARAVWMYEKRVKGGAKRKHTFGTYCNWSPTGKREDGALGLAEARSLALEIEAEAARGFDRVLEAQQTRREQERAIATAQTLQDVLDAYDELHLSNLKRQGERKRQLEDALGKHLALPIGDLSRASLQRPIDEKAKEGKLFMANRIRAALKHFTRWAWRREYLEQDLGDRLERATEEQIRERVLSLDEIRSIWRKTSELGDLWGPPVRLLILTVQRRTSINNLRESELELSKARFKKAISQEKNDRGHITHLSPPALSEIQALLFRQKQAKTEARKSKKSGRTPSTSATSDLLFTTTGRTPISGWSKMKARLDELLGEDFEPWRLHDFRTAFATHMAERGVSESVVDRVLNHAATGSKPSAVARIYNQAELLAERAVALDKWAELVTRDSAEVIEIRGTGP, encoded by the coding sequence GTGAGAAAAGAGCTTACCAACGCTTACCTTATGAAAATCAAGCCGCCAGCGGATGGGCGGAACGAGATATCAGACACAAAGCGCATCGGTTTGCGGCTGAGGGTTTACCCGGCCCGCGCGGTTTGGATGTACGAAAAACGGGTAAAGGGCGGAGCAAAGCGCAAGCATACCTTTGGCACCTATTGCAACTGGTCCCCAACCGGAAAACGTGAGGATGGCGCACTTGGGTTGGCTGAGGCTCGTTCACTCGCTCTGGAAATTGAAGCCGAAGCAGCGCGTGGTTTTGACCGCGTGTTGGAGGCCCAACAGACCCGCAGAGAACAGGAAAGAGCCATAGCCACGGCTCAAACGCTACAAGACGTATTGGACGCTTATGACGAACTGCATTTGTCCAATTTGAAGCGTCAAGGTGAAAGAAAGCGCCAGCTTGAAGACGCACTAGGGAAACACCTTGCCCTGCCTATCGGGGATCTGTCACGCGCCAGCTTGCAAAGGCCAATCGATGAAAAGGCTAAAGAGGGCAAGCTGTTCATGGCCAACCGCATCCGGGCCGCTCTAAAGCACTTCACACGCTGGGCATGGCGTCGGGAATATCTGGAACAGGATCTCGGGGACCGCCTTGAGCGCGCAACTGAGGAGCAAATCCGGGAGCGCGTTCTCAGCCTGGATGAAATCCGATCCATTTGGCGGAAAACCTCCGAGCTCGGGGACTTGTGGGGTCCGCCAGTTCGGCTCTTGATCCTAACGGTTCAGCGGCGCACCTCGATCAATAACTTGCGCGAAAGCGAACTGGAACTTTCAAAGGCCCGCTTCAAAAAGGCTATTTCACAGGAAAAGAACGACCGTGGGCACATTACCCACCTTTCACCCCCTGCGCTGTCCGAGATTCAAGCCTTGTTGTTCCGTCAAAAACAAGCAAAGACCGAGGCCAGAAAAAGTAAGAAATCGGGTAGGACCCCTTCTACATCCGCTACATCCGACCTCTTGTTCACGACCACGGGACGCACTCCAATTTCCGGTTGGAGCAAAATGAAAGCACGTCTTGATGAGCTTCTTGGCGAAGACTTTGAGCCGTGGCGGCTTCACGATTTCAGGACTGCATTCGCAACTCACATGGCCGAGCGTGGTGTATCGGAATCTGTGGTGGATCGAGTGCTGAACCACGCTGCGACTGGATCAAAGCCAAGCGCCGTTGCTCGTATCTACAATCAGGCCGAATTGCTGGCAGAGCGCGCGGTAGCGCTGGATAAGTGGGCAGAGCTGGTAACTCGGGATAGTGCTGAAGTGATAGAAATTAGAGGGACAGGACCATGA
- a CDS encoding bifunctional DNA primase/polymerase: MKEIARLHGAGFDLLPLGGGSDAKAPLCSLQEQNRYPLKRVLGPMFGKGSACYGVRLPGLVVIDCDENSAGLVDEMEDRFGPSPVQVSTPRGIHLYYRDNGGQTPNLRAQGFPVDLKRGSNSYVVGPHSTRPDGGVYKPVQGVLGADDLPAISLQPSAAAIGTGAMAKGNRNRELSLTAIGMVEAVDTPDELFCNLVFVRDDKCEDPASLPDSELRKIADWAWNKRLEGKVYRDRDSEFPINRTALDRLSAFDNAFEAIGLFVILQSNHGHIPGQTFPLDHAAMTKSGHTNLGRRRFSAAVQTLRSAGLLSIAKEYSAGNHPRSYQLTRSRPNAPSVRSLLVAKEAS; this comes from the coding sequence GTGAAAGAGATTGCCCGGCTTCACGGTGCCGGGTTCGATTTGTTGCCCCTGGGTGGAGGGTCCGATGCAAAGGCCCCTTTGTGCAGCCTTCAGGAGCAAAACAGATACCCACTCAAGCGTGTACTTGGCCCGATGTTCGGCAAAGGTAGTGCTTGCTATGGGGTTCGGTTGCCAGGTTTGGTCGTCATTGATTGTGACGAGAACAGCGCCGGACTGGTTGATGAGATGGAAGACCGCTTTGGGCCGTCGCCCGTCCAGGTTTCTACGCCACGCGGCATTCACCTTTACTACAGGGACAATGGTGGTCAGACACCCAACCTACGCGCACAGGGCTTCCCTGTAGACCTGAAACGAGGATCCAACAGCTATGTCGTCGGCCCCCATTCAACACGGCCTGACGGTGGCGTCTACAAGCCCGTCCAAGGCGTTTTGGGGGCCGACGACTTGCCCGCCATATCACTGCAACCAAGTGCGGCTGCAATCGGTACGGGTGCAATGGCAAAGGGTAACCGAAATCGGGAACTTAGCCTTACTGCCATCGGGATGGTGGAAGCAGTCGACACGCCCGACGAGCTATTCTGCAATCTCGTCTTCGTCCGCGACGACAAATGCGAAGATCCAGCATCCCTACCTGACAGTGAGCTTCGTAAGATTGCCGATTGGGCCTGGAACAAAAGGTTGGAGGGAAAGGTGTACCGCGACCGCGACAGTGAATTTCCCATCAACAGAACTGCTCTCGATAGGCTGTCAGCTTTTGACAATGCATTTGAGGCCATTGGTCTCTTTGTAATCCTTCAATCCAACCACGGGCATATTCCCGGCCAGACGTTCCCGCTCGACCATGCTGCCATGACCAAATCGGGGCACACCAACCTTGGCCGCCGCCGCTTCAGTGCTGCCGTACAAACACTACGCTCTGCGGGCCTTTTGAGCATCGCAAAGGAATACTCCGCCGGCAATCATCCTCGGTCGTACCAACTGACGCGCTCTCGCCCAAATGCGCCTAGCGTCCGTTCGCTTCTAGTGGCCAAGGAGGCGTCCTGA